Proteins encoded by one window of Lates calcarifer isolate ASB-BC8 linkage group LG7_1, TLL_Latcal_v3, whole genome shotgun sequence:
- the LOC108883114 gene encoding uncharacterized protein LOC108883114: MMETDQKADPEPEAQVPDNTEAMSLDTSGFEVTADRLEQLMKSMEVLLSDVEQLRSHCSHQASELIRAAVDLRQQQDELKESYSELSREMQEIMDAVDDLFSTKSAFETKEKQAQKLNRQL, from the coding sequence ATGATGGAGACAGATCAAAAGGCAGACCCGGAGCCTGAGGCCCAGGTCCCAGACAACACAGAGGCCATGAGCCTGGATACCTCGGGGTTCGAGGTGACCGCCGACCGCCTGGAGCAGCTGATGAAGAGCATGGAGGTGCTGCTGTCGGATGTGGAGCAGCTGCGGAGCCACTGCAGCCACCAGGCCAGCGAGCTGATCCGAGCAGCCGTGGAcctgaggcagcagcaggacGAGCTGAAGGAGAGTTACTCAGAGCTGTCCCGAGAAATGCAGGAGATCATGGACGCCGTGGACGACCTGTTCAGCACCAAGAGTGCCTTTGAAACCAAGGAGAAGCAAGCGCAGAAACTGAATCGGCAGCTCTGA